The Aeromicrobium yanjiei genome includes a region encoding these proteins:
- a CDS encoding DinB family protein, which produces MRRYVDEDLQGAELRECNLNRTRMIGVQMQGAVIDGLVTDLVVNGVEVTQYVEAELDRRHPVRLLLRSDDVADLRRGWQQLGTDWAATVARMRQSPGIEHESVNDEWSAVQTLRHLVFVHDSWFRRCCLGSTDLFTPMGLGIDSVPDREEQGLDPSVEPTLDEVLAVRDEQAAELERWLDSVTSEQLREPAPIPDNDMWPPYARGRSLRQCLGTVLGEELQHHRFCVRDLDLIEGSAAG; this is translated from the coding sequence ATGAGACGCTACGTGGACGAGGACCTGCAGGGTGCGGAGCTGCGCGAGTGCAACCTGAACCGCACCCGGATGATCGGCGTGCAGATGCAGGGCGCGGTGATCGACGGGCTGGTGACCGACCTCGTGGTCAACGGCGTCGAGGTCACCCAGTACGTCGAGGCTGAGCTCGACCGTCGTCACCCGGTGCGCCTGCTCCTGCGCTCGGACGATGTGGCCGACCTGCGCCGAGGGTGGCAGCAGCTCGGCACCGACTGGGCGGCGACCGTGGCACGCATGCGGCAGTCGCCCGGCATCGAGCACGAGAGCGTGAACGACGAGTGGTCGGCCGTGCAGACGCTGCGCCACCTGGTCTTCGTCCACGACTCGTGGTTCCGGCGCTGCTGCCTCGGCTCGACCGATCTGTTCACGCCGATGGGGCTGGGCATCGACTCGGTGCCAGACCGGGAGGAGCAAGGGCTCGACCCGTCGGTGGAGCCGACGCTCGACGAGGTGCTGGCGGTCCGGGACGAGCAGGCGGCAGAGCTCGAGCGCTGGCTGGACTCGGTCACGTCCGAGCAGCTCCGCGAGCCGGCACCGATCCCGGACAACGACATGTGGCCGCCGTACGCACGGGGACGGTCGCTGCGGCAATGCCTCGGCACGGTGCTGGGCGAGGAGCTGCAGCACCACCGGTTCTGCGTGCGTGACCTCGACCTCATCGAGGGATCCGCCGCCGGGTGA